In Wolinella succinogenes DSM 1740, a single genomic region encodes these proteins:
- the hslV gene encoding ATP-dependent protease subunit HslV gives MFEATTILAYKGENHSVIGGDGQVTFGNCVLKGNATKIRMLYNGKILSGFAGSTADAFTLFEMFERILENRKGDLVKSVIDFSKEWRKDKYLRRLEAMMIVMDRERLFILSGTGDVVEPEDGKIAAIGSGGNYALSAARALDKFADLPESELVRESLLIAGELCIYTNTNIKLLEL, from the coding sequence ATGTTTGAAGCCACTACGATTCTCGCCTATAAAGGCGAGAATCACTCCGTGATTGGCGGAGATGGGCAGGTGACCTTTGGTAACTGCGTCCTAAAGGGCAATGCGACCAAGATTCGTATGCTCTATAATGGCAAGATTTTGAGCGGATTTGCGGGTAGCACGGCGGATGCATTCACGCTTTTTGAGATGTTTGAGCGGATTTTAGAGAATCGTAAGGGCGATTTGGTGAAGTCGGTGATCGATTTTTCTAAAGAGTGGCGCAAGGATAAATATCTAAGACGCCTTGAGGCGATGATGATTGTGATGGATAGAGAGCGTCTCTTTATCTTGAGCGGCACAGGGGATGTGGTGGAGCCTGAAGATGGCAAGATTGCAGCCATTGGAAGCGGGGGGAACTACGCTCTCTCAGCGGCTAGAGCACTGGATAAATTTGCCGATCTTCCCGAATCAGAGCTAGTGAGAGAATCGCTACTGATCGCGGGTGAACTCTGCATCTACACCAACACCAACATCAAACTTTTAGAACTTTAA
- the rplI gene encoding 50S ribosomal protein L9: MKVLLTKEVKGLGKAGEIHEVKDGYGRNFLVGKGMAEIATNEVINRWKAEQKRRAEKEAQELERLKNVAKELASVTLKIVQKVGANGSLYGAITKEDLSAALMAQKGIEVDKKSFELKTPIKSTGIYEIEVKLGHGIHAELKIDVEGSNV, translated from the coding sequence ATGAAAGTATTATTGACCAAAGAGGTTAAAGGCCTAGGCAAAGCAGGCGAGATTCATGAAGTCAAAGATGGCTATGGACGAAACTTTCTCGTGGGCAAAGGCATGGCTGAAATAGCGACTAATGAAGTGATTAATCGATGGAAAGCGGAGCAAAAAAGACGCGCTGAAAAAGAGGCACAAGAGCTTGAGAGACTCAAAAATGTTGCCAAAGAGTTGGCGAGCGTGACGCTTAAAATCGTCCAAAAAGTGGGTGCCAATGGTTCACTTTATGGTGCGATCACCAAAGAAGACCTAAGTGCAGCCTTGATGGCGCAAAAAGGAATTGAAGTGGACAAGAAGAGTTTTGAGCTCAAAACCCCCATCAAAAGCACTGGAATTTATGAGATTGAGGTGAAGCTTGGGCATGGAATCCATGCCGAGCTCAAGATTGATGTCGAGGGAAGCAATGTTTGA
- a CDS encoding ferredoxin-thioredoxin reductase catalytic domain-containing protein: MASDSTQKIDMNSPEFLSELQKTKQFTDKVIQQFGFFYNPDSEVNESIQLGLTRHKMLHGKRYCPCFFVTHTKEDRLCPCKPALAHEIPHEGHCHCGIYCSKEFIEASLSSKA, encoded by the coding sequence TTGGCCTCTGATTCTACCCAAAAAATCGACATGAACTCTCCTGAATTCTTGAGTGAGCTTCAGAAAACCAAGCAATTCACCGACAAGGTTATCCAGCAGTTTGGATTTTTCTATAATCCTGATTCTGAGGTGAATGAGTCAATTCAGCTAGGCTTGACACGCCACAAAATGCTCCATGGTAAGCGCTACTGCCCCTGTTTTTTTGTGACCCACACCAAGGAAGATCGCCTCTGTCCCTGCAAGCCAGCTCTTGCTCATGAAATCCCCCATGAGGGGCATTGTCACTGCGGAATCTACTGCTCCAAAGAGTTTATCGAAGCGAGTCTCTCTTCCAAAGCATAA
- a CDS encoding M48 family metallopeptidase has translation MQTLPCPLEIRRSPQTKRVRLTLGADLILRLSAPMGYPKHRCLEFVHAQHEWITLHLERLTKAKENLEEILSAHEGEILLAGEWVSLASLPRPCPKSLRTLFQERLKDRLAFWSDQMGLYPERFSLRKTKNRLGSCSSNGALSFSLQLLFVPLEVLDYVIVHELAHLKHPNHSKAFWSLVRSHLPSFHESKIYLRQHHALHLRLQERI, from the coding sequence TTGCAAACCCTCCCCTGTCCGCTTGAAATTCGCCGCTCCCCCCAAACCAAAAGAGTCCGTCTCACCCTAGGAGCTGACCTCATTTTGCGACTCAGCGCCCCCATGGGCTACCCCAAACATCGCTGCTTGGAGTTTGTCCATGCCCAGCATGAATGGATCACTTTGCACCTAGAGCGCCTCACGAAAGCCAAAGAGAATCTAGAAGAGATTTTAAGCGCACACGAAGGAGAGATTCTTCTGGCTGGAGAGTGGGTCTCGCTCGCCTCTCTTCCTAGGCCCTGCCCCAAATCTCTGCGCACACTCTTTCAAGAGAGGCTCAAAGATCGCCTAGCGTTTTGGAGCGACCAAATGGGGCTCTACCCAGAGCGATTCTCCCTCCGCAAAACCAAAAATCGCCTAGGGAGCTGCTCCTCTAATGGGGCGCTCTCCTTCTCGCTCCAACTTCTCTTTGTCCCTTTAGAGGTGCTTGATTATGTGATCGTGCACGAACTGGCCCACCTCAAGCACCCCAATCATTCCAAAGCTTTTTGGAGTCTCGTCCGCTCCCATCTTCCCTCTTTCCATGAATCAAAAATTTACCTCCGCCAGCACCACGCCCTCCACCTTCGATTGCAAGAGAGAATTTAG